The Hypanus sabinus isolate sHypSab1 chromosome 31, sHypSab1.hap1, whole genome shotgun sequence genome window below encodes:
- the LOC132383895 gene encoding histone H4, translating to MSGRGKGGKGLGKGGAKRHRKVLRDNIQGITKPAIRRLARRGGVKRISGLIYEETRGVLKVFLENVIRDAVTYTEHAKRKTVTAMDVVYALKRQGRTLYGFGG from the coding sequence ATGTCTGGTAGAGGGAAAGGAGGCAAAGGACTGGGCAAAGGCGGAGCGAAGCGGCACCGTAAAGTGCTCCGTGATAACATCCAGGGCATCACCAAACCGGCCATCCGGCGTCTGGCTCGCCGTGGCGGCGTCAAGCGGATCTCGGGTCTGATCTACGAGGAGACCCGCGGggtgctgaaggttttcctggAGAATGTGATCCGGGATGCGGTTACCTACACTGAACACGCCAAGCGCAAGACGGTCACTGCCATGGATGTGGTGTACGCTCTGAAACGCCAGGGCCGCACTCTCTATGGCTTCGGCGGCTGA